The nucleotide sequence GAAGCCACGGTACGACGCTTCCGGCCGATCGTGCTCACCGCCCTGGCGGCGGTGTTGGCGATGATTCCATTGTCGCGCAGCCTGTTCTTCGGCCCGATGGCAGTGGCGATCATGGGCGGGCTGATCGTGGCGACAGCGTTGACGCTGCTGTTCCTGCCGGCGCTGTATGCGGCCTGGTTCAGGGTCAAGAAAACCTGACTGAGAGGCAAATGTGGGAGCGAGCCTGCTCGCGATAGCGGTATAACAGCCAATGAAGATGTCATGGCTGAAGCCGCTATCGCGAGCAGGCTCGCTCCCACCGTTGTTTACCGCATTCAGAGGCTGCCGAAGACCTTCTTCGCCAGGCTGGTGGCCGCGGCCGCCGGGTTCTTGCGAATCGCGGCTTCCTGCTTGCCGATCATTTCGAACAAGCCGTCCAGTGCCTGCTCGGTCACGTAGTTTTCGACGTTGGCGCTTTTGGCATCCAATACGCCGAACGTCGCGGCCTGGCCGGCAAAGGCATTGTATTTCTGGGCCAGGCCGACCTTGTCGGTGGCTTGTTTGACGATGGGCAGGAACTTGGCGCGGATCTGCTCGCGGCTGCTCTTGTTCAGGTACTGCGTCGCCGAGTCGTTGCCACCGCTCAAAATGCCCTTGGCATCGTCCACGCTCATATTCTTCACGGCATTGACCAGAATCGGCTGCGCCTGGACCACGGCAGTCTCGGCTGCCTGGTTCATGCTGGCCTCCAGTTGATCGACCTGGTCACCCATGCCAAAGGCTTTCATCTTGCTGGCGACTTTGCCGAGTTTGCCCGGCAGTTCGATCTTCACTTCCGGGTTGTTGCTGAAACCCCCAGGCGTGCCCAGTTGCTTGACCGCCACCTGGGCGCCCTGGGTCAAGGCGTCCTTGAGGCCACCCGTGGCATCTTTTTGCGACAGGTCACCCAGGGACAGGGCCATGGCGTTGGCGCAGACCAACAGGCCGGTGAAGAGTAGAGTAGAGCGGAGCATGACAGCGTCCTTGAGATGAATGGAAAGGAATCAACGTGCAGGGTTGACGCGGATCTTCAACGGCTGCGGATCTTTGCCATCGAGTTGCACGGTGTGTTGTTCGGTGCTGATGAACATCAGCTGGCCGTCCACTTCGATGCGGGCACTCACGGCATAGCGATGGCCGGGTTTGACCTGGGACGGATCATAGCTGAGGTGGAATGGCAGCGGGACCTGGCCTTTGACCGGGCCACTCTGTTGATCGAGCACCACCGCCGGGGCATCGGCCAGGGACACATCCTGCAAACTCACGCTTAGGGTTGCGGTGGGCGGCAGGGCGATGCGTTGCAGGTAGAACACTTCACCGTCGAGGTGGTTCTTGCTCGCCAGCGGTGCGCTGGAGCAGGCGCCGAGCAGCGTGGCAACGGCCAGCAGGGTCATTTTTTTCATGGCGCAGTTCCTTGATCGAGGGCGCCAGGCAACGGCCTGGCGCCGGGGGGAATCAATCCTGGGTCACCGGAGCAACCTGATCCGCCGCATCTTCACTGCGATGCAACGCCACCTGGCGGATCGACAAACGAATCTCCGCCGGCAGCACCCGTTTGGCGGCGCCTTCGGCCAGTTCGCCCAGCAGCTCGTGATAGCTTAGCTTGCCGGCTTCGTCCCGGCGCAGAACATCAAGGTCCAGCATCGTCTGGATGAAATGGCGGAACAGGGTCTTGTCGAAGAATTCCGGCGCGTTGAGGCCATGCAGGATCGACAGACGCTGGGCCATGACGGTGCAGAGGTCCTCCAGCTCTTCGGCGCTGATGCTGTTCTGACCACTGTTGAGCAGCAGCGAGACGGTCATGTAGAAGCGTTGCAGGGCCTGGGCGATGCTTTTGGACAGCAGAGTCAGCAGCACGAAATGCCGCGAACTCGGCACCGGACGCAGGTACAGGTCATTTTCGAAACGCAGCAGGCCCTGTTCGACGAACGCTTCGAGCCATTGATCGATCACCTCGTCCAGTTGCTCCAATGACCAGCGAATGAACAGTTCCGATTGCAGGTACGGGTACAAGGCGCGGGTGTAGCGCAGGATCTGCTCGCGGCTCATGCGCGAAGAACTTTGGAAAAAGCTCGCCAGCAATGCCGGCAGGGCGAAGATGTGCAGCACGTTGTTGCGGTAGTAGGTCATCAGCACCGCATTCTGCTCATCCAGGTACAGGATCTTGCCCAGGGCATCGTTCTGTTCCGACAGCAGGTCCATGCCTTTCACATGTTCGATCAGCGCCCGGCCATCCCCCGTGGGCAGGGTGGTGTGAGGCGAATACGGTACTTTGCGCAGCAACGCCAGGTACAGGTCCAGCACCCGGGCCATGGCCTGATCATCCAGGGCCAGGCGGCTGGTGGACAGCAGCGCCAGGGCCACCAGGTTGACCGGGTTGATGGCGGCGGCTTCGTTCAGGTGGCGGGCCACGCGCTCACCCAGGCGATGGGTGGTCGCGTTGAGCCAGGCCGGTTTGAACTGCGGGCCCAGTTCCTGCTGGCGCCAGTCCGGCTGTTCACCGTCGAGGAACTCTGCCAGTTTGATCGGCTCGCCGAAGTTCACCGCCACCTGGCCGAAGCGTTGCTTGAGGGCACCGACGACCTTGAAGATGTCGAAGATCGATTCTTTCTTCTTGCTGGCCCCGCGCAACTCGCCCAGGTAGGTACGGCCCTCCAGCACCCGCTCGTAGCCGATATAGACCGGCACGAACACGATGGGCGTGCGCGATGACCGCAGGAAGCTGCGCAGGGTGATGGCGAGCATGCCGGTCTTGGGTTGCAGCATGCGCCCGGTGCGCGAACGTCCCCCTTCGACGAAGTATTCCACCGGAAAGCCCTTGGTGAACAACGTGTGCAGGTATTCATTGAACACGGCGGTGTAGAGCGGGTTGCCCTTGAAGGTACGGCGCATGAAGAACGCCCCGCCACGGCGCAGCAGGCCGCCGATCACCGGCATGTTGAGGTTGATGCCGGCGGCGATGTGCGGTGGGGTCAGGCCGTTGCGGAACAGCAGGTACGACAGCAGCAGGTAGTCGATGTGGCTGCGGTGGCACGGCACATAAATGACTTCGTGGCCTGGGGCGATGTCCTGCACGCCTTCGATGTTGTTGACCTTGATACCGTCGTAGATCTTGTTCCAGAACCAGCTCAGTACCACTTCCAGGAAACGGATGGCGGTGTAGGTGTAGTCCGAGGCGATTTCGTTGCCGTAGCGCAGGGCCTGGGCCTTGGCTTTTTCCGCCGGGATTTTTTCCCGCTCGGCCTCGTCGGCAATCGCCTGTTTGACCAATGGCTGGTTTACCAGGCCCTTGACCAGGTTGCGTCGGTGGGAAATGTCGGGGCCGATGACCGCTGCCTTCAGGTTGCGGAAATGCACCCGCAGGATCCGCTGGGCCATGCGCACGGTGCGTGCGTGGCCTTTGTCGTGCTCGATCAGTTCGCGCAGATGAATCGGCGCGGAGAACTGCACGCGGGTCTTGCGACCCAGGATCATGATGCTCAGCAGGCGGCGCAGGCGTCCGGTGACGGCCCAACTGTCGGCAAACAACAGCTTCCACGGACTGGATTCGCTGTCGGGCGACTGGCCCCAGAACACGCTGACTGGAATGATCTGCGCGTCTTCGGCGGCGTCGTGAGTCAGTACGTTGACCAGTCGCGTCAGTGTGGGGGGCGCGCCGCGCTTGTCCTGGCGTCCGAGCCAGTCCGGCGCCGGCGTCAGGTAGAAGAATGCCGCCGGCTCCAGCAGGTTGCCCACCGATACCGGCAATACCGGGCGAGGCAGGCCGGCCTTGGTGCACTCTGTGTCGAGCACTGCCAGGTCGGTCAGCGAAGGGTCTTGCAGGACGTAGAACACCGGACGGCTGCGGTCGAGGTTGAGGGTGAAGGACGACTGGTTGATCGTCTCGGAGCGAACCCAGAGGTACAGCAGTCGACGCAGGGTGCCAAACACAAGACGGCGGAACGGGGAGCGGGTCATACGGCTTCTGCATGAGTGGATGGGATCAAGCGGCAGGTAGTGTGCCGGATTCGTCGAAAATCGGCAAAAAAGCACCGAAGTAAAGTCAGTTGAGAGTTTTTCCGACTGTCATATACTCGGTCGGCTGATTGCTTCTGACTTCCTCATGGACGGTTGGACGGCAGTGAAAGTTCTTAAAAATAAGAAATGGGAGTGAGCATCATGGCTGCACGCGAGACCGGCAATGTGAAGTGGTTCAACGACGCCAAGGGATACGGTTTTATCCAGCGCGAAGGCGGGCCGGATGTGTTCGTGCACTACCGTGCGATCCGCGGCGACGGCCACCGTTCGTTGACCGAAGGCCAACAGGTCGAATACGCGGTGGTGGAAGGGCAGAAGGGCTTGCAGGCTGAGGATGTGGTGGGGTTGTAGGCCACTCTTCCAACCAACGCAAATCCCCCCTGTGGGAGCGAGCCTGCTCGCGATAGCGGTGTATCAGTCAATACATCATCAACTGACACACCGCTATCGCGAGCAGGCTCGCTCCCACATTTGAACTTGTGAACGACCTGCAACTGCGTCAGGCCGTCTTCCAGGTAATCTCTTCTTCCCCATCGGCACTGATGCGAATCCAGCGATCGGCCGATTCCTCACCTTCCTCTTCCACCCATGAGCCGGGCGCGCAGCGCACTTCGACATTCAGTGCGGCGAACGCGGCGCGGGCGCAGGCGATGTCGTCATCCCACGGGGTCCGGTCGCTTTCCAGGTACAGGCTGTTCCATTTGCCCACGGCCTTGGGCAGCCAGGTCACAGGGATGTCGCCGGCCTTGCACTTGTAGGTCTGGCCTTTCTGCGTCCATTCGCTGCACGGGCCCAGCGCCTGGGTCAGCCAGGCGGCGACGGCCTTGTGGTCGACGTCGGCGTCTTTGAGGTAAATCTCGATATCGGGTTGGCGCATGGATATCCTCACTGCGGTCTTGAAAAATCCATTCGCGGATTTGATAGGTTATTGAAGAACGAAATAATCGTAGCGCATCGACACAGTGACTTCGAACGGCTCGGCCTGCTCGATCACGCTGGCGCGGCGTTCGGCACTGGCGCGCCAGCCGTGAGGCGTCATCGCCAGCAGGTTGGCGCGGTCCTGGCCGCTCTCGAGGATCAGCTTGAACTCGAGGGTTTCGCTGTGCTCCAGCGCCATGCCTGAAGGTACTAGCGCCAGGTGCTTGTCATCGGTGTATTCGCGCACTTCGTCGTACAGGCGTTCGCGCAATTCCATCAGGTGGCCGCGGGTGGGGCCTACTTTCATCAGGCCGCCGCCGGGGCTGAGCAGGCGCTTGGCTTCCTGCCAGTCCAGTGGGCTGAACACGCTCGCGAGGAATTGGCAGCAGCCGTTCGCCAGCGGCACTCGCGCCATGCTGGCGATCAACCAGGTCAGCTGTGGATTGCGTTTGCAGGCGCGCTTGACCGCCTCGCGGGAAATATCCAGGGCATAACCATCGGCAGCGGGCAGCGCGTCGGCGATCTGCGCGGTGTAATAGCCCTCGCCACAACCGATGTCCAGCCAGCGGCCGGGGTTACGCTCAGCCGCCAGTTCGGCCAGGCGGCGGGCGACGGGGGCGTAGTGTCCGGCGTTGAGGAAGTCGCGGCGGGCTTCGACCATGGCCTGGTTGTCGCCGGGGTCGCGGCTGTTCTTGTGCTGTACCGGCAACAGGTTCAGGTAGCCCTGGCGGGCGCGGTCGAACCGATGCCCGGCCGGGCAGGCCACGCCGTTATCCACCGCGTTCAGCGGTTCACTGCAGATTGGACACGCGAGCATCAGGCGAGCAACTTGATCAGCGTCTTGTAGTAGATCTCGGTCAGCACATCGAGATCGGCCGCCAGCACGCGTTCGTTGACCTGGTGGATGGTCGCGTTGACCGGCCCCAGTTCCACCACTTGGGTGCCCATGGTGGCAATGAAACGACCGTCGGACGTGCCGCCGCTGGTGGAGGCCTGGGTTTCGCGACCGGTCACGTCCTTGATACTCGACGACACGGCATCCAGCAGCGCGCCCGGCTCGGTGAGGAACGGCAGGCCGGACAGGGCCCAGTCGATGTGCCAGTCCAGTTGATGTTTGTCGAGAATGTCGGCGACGCGCTGTTGCAGGCCTTCGACGGTGGACTCGGTGGAGAAGCGGAAATTGAACACCGCCACCAGGTCACCCGGGATCACGTTGGTCGCGCCGGTGCCGGCGTTGAGGTTGGAGATCTGGAAACTGGTGGGCGGGAAGAAATCGTTGCCATGGTCCCAATGCTCGGCGGCCAGTTCCGCCAACGCCGGAGCCGCCAGGTGGATCGGGTTCTTCGCCAGGTGCGGGTAGGCCACGTGGCCTTGCTTGCCGCGCACGGTCAGCTTCGCACCGAGGGAGCCGCGACGACCGTTCTTGACCACGTCGCCCACCAAGCTGGTGCTCGACGGCTCGCCGACGATGCACCAGTCCAAGCGCTCCTGACGTGCCTTGAGGCGCTCGACCACGGCCTTGGTGCCGTGGTGAGCCGGGCCTTCTTCGTCGCTGGTGATCAGGAAGGTGATCGAGCCCTTGTGGTCCGGGTAATCGGTGACGAACCGCTCGGCCGCCACCACCATCGCCGCGAGGCTGCCTTTCATGTCCGCCGCGCCACGGCCACAGAGCATGCCCTGGTCGTCGATGACTGCATCGAACGGGTCGAGCTGCCAGGCCTGTACCGGACCGGTCGGCACCACGTCGGTGTGCCCGGCGAAGCACAGCACCGGGCCGTCGTGCTTGCCATGGCTGGCCCAGAAGTTATCCACATCCTCGATGCGCATCGGCTCGAGCTTGAAGCCCGCATCGCCCAGGCGCTGCATCATCAGTTTCTGGCAATCGGCATCCACCGGCGTCACGGACGGACGGCGGATCAGGTCGCAGGCGAGTTGCAGGGTCGGCGAGAGGTCGGCGTGGGCCGTCATGGAAGCTCCGGGAATATAGTGTGAACGCAAGGCGAGTGCTGAGGCGGGCAGGCTCCCGCAAAATGGCGGTTATCTTATAGCAAAACACTAAACCCTGTGGGAGCGAGCTTGCTCGCGATGGCGTCGGATCAGCAGCACTAATATTGACTGACCCACCGCCATCGCGAGCAAGCTCGCTCCCACAATGGTTTTTGGCTGCCCTATAATGCGCGCCGGTTTTTGGGGTAAATGGTCATGAGTACAGAAGATCCACGGTTTGCCGGCATCGCCCGTTTGTATGGCCTCGAAGGCCTGGAGCGCCTGCGGGCGGCCCATGTGGCGATTGTCGGGGTGGGCGGGGTCGGTTCCTGGGCGGCGGAAGCCATGGCCCGGTGCGGCGTGGGCGAGATTTCGCTGTTCGACCTGGACGACGTCTGCGTCAGCAACGCCAACCGTCAGTTGCACGCCCTGGACAGCACCGTCGGCAAACCCAAGGTCGAGGTCATGGCCGAGCGCCTGCGCGGAATCAACCCCGATTGCACGGTGCATGCCGTGGCGGATTTCGTCACCCGCGACACCATGGCCGAATACATCACGCCGAACATCGATTGCGTGATCGACTGCATCGACAGTGTCAACGCCAAGGCCGCGCTGATCGCCTGGTGCAAGCGCCGCAAGATCCAGATCATCACCACCGGCGGCGCGGGCGGGCAGATAGACCCGACGTTGATCCAGGTCTGCGACCTGAACCGGACCTTCAACGATCCGCTGGCCTCGAAAGTGCGCTCGACCTTGCGCCGTGACTACGGTTTTTCCCGCACCGTGACCCGTCACTACAGCGTGCCCTGCGTGTTTTCCACCGAACAGCTGCGCTACCCCAAACCTGACGGCAGCATCTGCTTGCAGAAGAGCTTTGTCGGCGACGGCGTGAAGCTCGACTGCGCCGGCGGGTTTGGCGCGGTGATGATGGTGACGGCGACGTTCGGCATGGTCGCGGCGACCAAGGCTGTGGATAAGATCGTTGCGGGTGTGCGACGGCCGGCTGATAGGACGTGAGATCGTTCCCACGCTCCGCGTCACTAGTGTCCGGTAAAACCTTTTCATAGCTGAAGGCTACCCTGGGCAGCCTTCAGCTCTGTTCGTTCTTGCCTTCGATATCCGCGGTGTGTGTCGCTGAGCGGGCGCTCAAACAAGCTATGAGCCAGCCGGATAGTGAAGTTTGAAAGTGAGTCTGAGCAGGCCGAGCGTTGTTGATACAGGAGCAGCAAAAGGTATGTGATCAGCGCGCTGTAGATTTGTAGACGCACCGCGTTTTCAGAGAATCCGAAGTACCGTTTGAGCTTGAGTTTTTGCTTGATCCACTTGAAGAACAACTCGATCTGCCAGCGCTGCTTGTACAGGTCGGCAATTTCTTCAGCTGAGCGTGAAAAATCATTAGTCACCAGGATCAGCGGCGTTTCGTGATCATCTCGACGAACCTGGACCCGACGTACGGTTTGGTCGTGATAGTGATTTAACCGTCGTGTATTCAGGTGTTTTTTGCCAAATCGCACGGCTTCGTCCGACTCTATGAAGTCGGCATTTTCCCCTCTGTTCAGATCCTCTACGTGATTCACATTGGCATTTTTTTTGAGTCGTGTGACGAAGAACGCCCCCACCTGATCAATCTGGTGCCACCAGTTGTAATCGCAGTATCCCTTGTCGAAAACGTACGTGATGCCTGCTTCAAGCGGCATGGTCAGGGCGTCACTCAGGTCATTGACGTTGGCGGCAGTGATGTTCACGTAAGTGGGTGCTGTTTGTCGTGGATCAATTGCCACATGCACCTTCAGGCCTTGTGTTATGCGGGTTTTCGTCGCAGCGGTCCAGTCGTCGAAGCCGGGACCGCGCAAGGTGATTGAGGTCGAGTCGATCAGCGTGACCATCGCTTCCAGGGACTTGCGCTGCTTGCGGCCAACGCCCTGCAGCAAGTGCTCGCAGGCCAGCCGAAAAGGCTCTGAACTGCGTTTGCTCAAGGCATCACAAAGCGTTGAGCGAACCATGCTGCGAGCGTTGAGATGATAATGGTGAGGTTCCAGCGATTGCGATGCTGTCGCCAAGGCGCGCAGGCTGCTGGCTTGTGTTATCTGACCAAAGATCAGCGTGACGAGCAGATCCCAAGAGCTGAATTGCTTGGCATAACGATCAGCGCCACAGCGTTTGACTGCATTTTTGAACAACTGATGAGGGAGTGCTTGGAGCATTTGTGAAAAGCGAGTGCTGCTGAACATAGCCGGAATCGAGTCTGAAAAAGCCGAGTATCGCTCAAAGGCAGGTACAGCAAGGGGGAGCAAGCTCCCCCTTCAGTTTTTACCGGACACTAGTGACGCTTCCGCGTGGGAACGCCTCTACGGACGCTCCGCGTTCGGCTGCACTGCTAAGTCAGTTGGCGCATCCGCTGCAACACTGCATTCAAACCATTACTGCGCGACGGCGACAGTTGCCGCGAGAGTCCCAACTGATTGAACCAGTCCGGCAAATCCACCTGCTGCAACGCTTCGGCCGACAAACCGTTGACCCGCGCCAGCAACAGCGCCACCAACCCGCGAATCAACCGCGCATCGCTGCCAGCAGCAAACTGCCATTGCCCATCCTGTAACCGCCCCACCAACCACACCTGGCTTTCACAGCCACTCACCAGGTTGGCGTCGCACCTATCCGCCTCGCTCAAGGGCGGCAGGCGTTCGCCCCATTGCATCAGCAGCCGGGCGCGTTGCTCCCAGCCCGAGGCGTCCTGGAAAATCTGCAGTGCCGCGGCGGCATCGGCCGGCAGGTTCATCGCAGCATCTCCAGGGCCGCATCCAGGGCTTCGAAGAAGCGTTCGATATCGGCGGAGTCGTTGTACAACGCCAGCGACACCCGGATCGCCCCCGACAGATGCAAATGCTTGAACAGCGGCATGGCACAGTGATGCCCGGCACGCACGGCGATGCCCTGTTCGGTCAGCAGGTGGGCGAGGTCGGCGTTGTGCACGCCGTCCACCACGAAACTGACCAGCGCCAGCCGTGGATTGCCCACCAGGCGTACACCATTGCGCGCCAGCAGGCCGTGGAGCAGGTAATTGTGCAGCGCCGCCTCATGGTCAATGACATCTTGTGCGTCGAGGGCGGACAGGTAATCCAGGGTTGCCCCCAGGCCGATTACGCTGGCGATGGGCGGGGTGCCGGCTTCGAAACCCAAGGGCGCCGGGCGGAACGTAGCGCTGTGGTAATCGGCCTGCTGCACCATTTCGCCACCGAATTGCCAATGGCGCAGTTCGCGCAGCGCTTCGTTACGGCCGAACAGCACACCCAGCCCTTCGGGGCCGTAGAGCTTGTGGCTGGAAAATACATAGAAATCGCAACCCAGGGCCTGCACATCGTGACGGCCGTGGACCACACCCTGGGCGCCGTCGATGACGGTCAAGGCGCCTTGGGCCTTGGCCATTGCCAATAGCGCCGGCAAGGGTTGCCAGGTGCCAAGCACATTGGACAGTTGGCTCACCGCCAGCAGGCGGGTACGCGGGCCAATGAGCCCAGCGGCAGCGTCGAGGTCGATCACCCCGTCGGCGTCGAGCGGCAGCACCACCAGCGTCACCGAACGGCGTTCGGCCAGTTGCTGCCAGGGCAGCAGGTTGGCGTGGTGCTCCAGGGCGCTGATGACGATTTCATCGCCTGGATTGAACAGATGTTCCAGCCCATAGGCCAGGAGGTTCAGCGCCGAAGTGGCACCGTGGGTAAACACGATCTGCCCGCATTCCCCGGCATTGAGCCATTGCGACACCTTGAGGCGACTGTCTTCGAACGCCTGGGTGGCATGGGCGCCGGGCAGATGCTGCGCACGGTGCACATTGGCCGCGCCGTTGGCGTAGTAATGCGCCAGGGCATCCAGCAGGGCTTGGGGTTTTTGCGTGGTGGCGGCGTTGTCCAGGTAGGTCTGGCCTTGCCGTTGCAGGGCGGCGATGGCCGGGAAGTCGGCGCGCCAGGGAGAAGGAATCAACATGCTTTCGGGCCCTGCCGGGTTACGCGATCCCCTGTGGGGAGCGGACTTGCCCCCACAGGTGACGGTGAAGCGGCTTAGTTATGCGCGTGCAGTGCTTCGTTCAGCTCGATGGCCGACTTGTGGGTCTTGCATTCCACCGCACCGGTCTCCGAGTTGCGACGGAACAGCAGGTCCGGCTGGCCGGCCAGGTCACGGGCCTTGACCACTTTGACCAGTTGGTTGTTCTCGTCCAGCAGTGCGACTTTGGTACCGGCGGTCACGTACAGGCCCGACTCCACGGTGTTGCGGTCGCCCAATGGAATACCGATACCGGCATTGGCGCCGATCAGGCAGCCTTCGCCGACCTTGATCACGATGTTGCCGCCACCCGACAGGGTGCCCATGGTGGAGCAACCGCCGCCCAGGTCCGAGCCCTTGCCGACGAACACGCCAGCCGACACACGGCCTTCGATCATGCCCGGGCCTTCGGTGCCGGCGTTGAAGTTGACGAAACCTTCGTGCATCACGGTGGTGCCTTCGCCCACGTAGGCGCCCAGGCGGATCCGTGCGGCATCGGCGATACGCACGCCGGCCGGAACCACGTAGTCAGTCATTTTCGGGAACTTATCCACCGAGAACACTTCCAGCAGCTCGCCACGCAGACGGGCTTCGAGCTGGTGCTCGGCCAGTTCGCCCAGGTCGATCGCGCCCTGGCTGGTCCAGGCCACGTTCGGCAGCAGCGGGAAAATGCCGGCCAGGTTCAGGCCATGGGGCTTGACCAGGCGATGGGACAACAGGTGCAGCTTGAGGTAGGCCTCGGGGGTGGAGCTCAGTTGCGCATCTTCAGCCAGCAGGGTGGCGACCAGCGGTTTATGGCTTTCGGCCAGACGGGTCAGCAGCGCGGCTTGCGCGGCATCGACGCCCTTGAGGGCTTCAGCCAGTTGCGAGGCCTGGGTGGTGGTGAAGGTGATGGCCTGGTTGCCTTCGCTGTAGCCCAGGATCGGCGCTATAGCTGCGACGATGTCAGCCGAAGGGTTGAGCAGTGGCTGCGCGTAGAACACTTCCAGCCAGGCGCCTTGACGGTTTTGAGTGCCGACGCCGAAGGCCAGGCTGAACAGGGTAGTGGACATGAACATTACCTCAACAAAATGGACTGGGCAGGTTTACTTGATTTCTGCCGCATAGATATCTGGCTTGAAGCCAATCAGGGTTCGGTCACCGAGATCCAGCACCGGGCGCTTGATCATCGAGGGTTGGGCGAGCATCAGTTCGATGGCTTTCGACTGGTCGAGATCGGCTTTGCGTTCGTCGTCGAGCTTGCGAAAGGTCGTACCGGCACGGTTCAACACCACTTGCCAGCCATGCTCGTCGCACCATTGGGTCAGGTGCTCACGGTCGATACCGGCGGTCTTGTAGTCGTGAAAGTCGTAGCGCACAGCGTGGTCATCGAGCCAGGTGCGCGCCTTTTTCATGGTGTCGCAGGCTTTGATGCCGAAAAGGTGCAACGTTTTGCTTGAATCGGTCAAGGAACTGCCCCCTTTGCAGGTGCTGGGAATTAAAGGTGACGGATTATGCCATGACCGGATGGTTTCGCGGCGGCTCAGGTTGATTTGCGGGCTTTCAGGGTAGAGGTAGGCCTTTATGCTTGTGTGAGGTCGCACAGAGAAACATCGCCTTGCTTGGGAGGCAATCCTCGATTCTCCTAAAAAGCAAAGCCGCCCGGAGGCGGCTTCCAATCGATATGCAGATGAGCTTGCTTCGCCCTTTCTGCGCCGCTGGGTCAACCTCGATGGGACCCAGACTCCTGCCAGCTCTCGCTGGTGACGGGGTCGATTATGGCTAGCGGCGATAGCGTATTCAAACCAGCTTGAACTCTCGTCCCAGGGTGAATGAGATCTGTAGGTATACAAAGTAAGCAAAATCAAGGGCTTGGCGTTCGCGGTACGTTTTATGTCTTTTCTTGTCTGAGCAGACAGATAGTCGTCTGTCAGACGCACCGAAGTTTCCGACAAGTTTTTAAGGTTGTCCGTCGGAAGCGAGGGCTCTAGCCTCTGGGTGTCGCTGCCAATTCAGCGACCGGACGTGAGAATCCGAACACCCACTATGCGCATAAGCGCCCGCCATATAAAGTGCAGGCGCGTTTCGTCCATGCTTCGTGTTATGGCGGCTGTGCGCGGGCATGT is from Pseudomonas sp. B21-056 and encodes:
- the plsB gene encoding glycerol-3-phosphate 1-O-acyltransferase PlsB — translated: MTRSPFRRLVFGTLRRLLYLWVRSETINQSSFTLNLDRSRPVFYVLQDPSLTDLAVLDTECTKAGLPRPVLPVSVGNLLEPAAFFYLTPAPDWLGRQDKRGAPPTLTRLVNVLTHDAAEDAQIIPVSVFWGQSPDSESSPWKLLFADSWAVTGRLRRLLSIMILGRKTRVQFSAPIHLRELIEHDKGHARTVRMAQRILRVHFRNLKAAVIGPDISHRRNLVKGLVNQPLVKQAIADEAEREKIPAEKAKAQALRYGNEIASDYTYTAIRFLEVVLSWFWNKIYDGIKVNNIEGVQDIAPGHEVIYVPCHRSHIDYLLLSYLLFRNGLTPPHIAAGINLNMPVIGGLLRRGGAFFMRRTFKGNPLYTAVFNEYLHTLFTKGFPVEYFVEGGRSRTGRMLQPKTGMLAITLRSFLRSSRTPIVFVPVYIGYERVLEGRTYLGELRGASKKKESIFDIFKVVGALKQRFGQVAVNFGEPIKLAEFLDGEQPDWRQQELGPQFKPAWLNATTHRLGERVARHLNEAAAINPVNLVALALLSTSRLALDDQAMARVLDLYLALLRKVPYSPHTTLPTGDGRALIEHVKGMDLLSEQNDALGKILYLDEQNAVLMTYYRNNVLHIFALPALLASFFQSSSRMSREQILRYTRALYPYLQSELFIRWSLEQLDEVIDQWLEAFVEQGLLRFENDLYLRPVPSSRHFVLLTLLSKSIAQALQRFYMTVSLLLNSGQNSISAEELEDLCTVMAQRLSILHGLNAPEFFDKTLFRHFIQTMLDLDVLRRDEAGKLSYHELLGELAEGAAKRVLPAEIRLSIRQVALHRSEDAADQVAPVTQD
- a CDS encoding putative RNA methyltransferase — its product is MLACPICSEPLNAVDNGVACPAGHRFDRARQGYLNLLPVQHKNSRDPGDNQAMVEARRDFLNAGHYAPVARRLAELAAERNPGRWLDIGCGEGYYTAQIADALPAADGYALDISREAVKRACKRNPQLTWLIASMARVPLANGCCQFLASVFSPLDWQEAKRLLSPGGGLMKVGPTRGHLMELRERLYDEVREYTDDKHLALVPSGMALEHSETLEFKLILESGQDRANLLAMTPHGWRASAERRASVIEQAEPFEVTVSMRYDYFVLQ
- a CDS encoding cold-shock protein; translated protein: MAARETGNVKWFNDAKGYGFIQREGGPDVFVHYRAIRGDGHRSLTEGQQVEYAVVEGQKGLQAEDVVGL
- the dapE gene encoding succinyl-diaminopimelate desuccinylase, encoding MTAHADLSPTLQLACDLIRRPSVTPVDADCQKLMMQRLGDAGFKLEPMRIEDVDNFWASHGKHDGPVLCFAGHTDVVPTGPVQAWQLDPFDAVIDDQGMLCGRGAADMKGSLAAMVVAAERFVTDYPDHKGSITFLITSDEEGPAHHGTKAVVERLKARQERLDWCIVGEPSSTSLVGDVVKNGRRGSLGAKLTVRGKQGHVAYPHLAKNPIHLAAPALAELAAEHWDHGNDFFPPTSFQISNLNAGTGATNVIPGDLVAVFNFRFSTESTVEGLQQRVADILDKHQLDWHIDWALSGLPFLTEPGALLDAVSSSIKDVTGRETQASTSGGTSDGRFIATMGTQVVELGPVNATIHQVNERVLAADLDVLTEIYYKTLIKLLA
- a CDS encoding DUF4197 domain-containing protein, with amino-acid sequence MLRSTLLFTGLLVCANAMALSLGDLSQKDATGGLKDALTQGAQVAVKQLGTPGGFSNNPEVKIELPGKLGKVASKMKAFGMGDQVDQLEASMNQAAETAVVQAQPILVNAVKNMSVDDAKGILSGGNDSATQYLNKSSREQIRAKFLPIVKQATDKVGLAQKYNAFAGQAATFGVLDAKSANVENYVTEQALDGLFEMIGKQEAAIRKNPAAAATSLAKKVFGSL
- the tcdA gene encoding tRNA cyclic N6-threonylcarbamoyladenosine(37) synthase TcdA, which codes for MSTEDPRFAGIARLYGLEGLERLRAAHVAIVGVGGVGSWAAEAMARCGVGEISLFDLDDVCVSNANRQLHALDSTVGKPKVEVMAERLRGINPDCTVHAVADFVTRDTMAEYITPNIDCVIDCIDSVNAKAALIAWCKRRKIQIITTGGAGGQIDPTLIQVCDLNRTFNDPLASKVRSTLRRDYGFSRTVTRHYSVPCVFSTEQLRYPKPDGSICLQKSFVGDGVKLDCAGGFGAVMMVTATFGMVAATKAVDKIVAGVRRPADRT
- a CDS encoding YbaY family lipoprotein, which gives rise to MKKMTLLAVATLLGACSSAPLASKNHLDGEVFYLQRIALPPTATLSVSLQDVSLADAPAVVLDQQSGPVKGQVPLPFHLSYDPSQVKPGHRYAVSARIEVDGQLMFISTEQHTVQLDGKDPQPLKIRVNPAR